The Streptococcus gwangjuense nucleotide sequence AGGACTGTGTGCAAAAATGTTGAGTATTCGAAGGCATCTATATTGTTTTCTTCTTGTACTTTAAAAGTAATGCTCATGTGGTCATGATCAATGTAGGCATCGTATAGACCTCGGTTGATGAACTTCTTGTAGGCATTTGCATCAGTGATGGTATGACCTGAATAGACTAATTTATAAAGCTGTGAGTCAATATCTCTATTTGGTATAACTCCAAACCAGTGCACGTTCATTCTCTTGTTAAATGGGCAAACGTTAGATGCGGACTCTATGTTGCTTTCGCTCTCTGTATAGGGTCTACTCGTTATTTCACCTACAAGAAAATCGTTAGGAGATTCTGACGGAACAATGACAATGTCTCCGATATTAAGACTATACGCAAACTTCATCATTTGATTGTAGGCAGAGCCAGGCTTTTCTATCCTATTGTCGAACTCCTTGATTTTTCCTTTGATTGCATCTTCGTCAAGATTTTTAAGGTCATCTAATGTTATATAGTTCCATCCAATGGCGATATAGCCACCAGTTTGAAAACTTTTATAGAATTGCCCTTTTTGAGCCCTTACAAACCAATAATCTTTAGAACTATCAACAGACGGGAGTTGATGATATATGTTTTCAAAAAGGGTATTGAAGAGCAAGGCATCTTGTTCGGTAATCGTCATACTATCTACCTCTCAAATAAATCTCAATGATGTTCTGGATGGCATCGATGTCTTCCTCTGTAAGCGGCTTGCCATCGAAGGTCTTGGCATTCTCTGCCATCTTTCGGAGGTCGTCAGACGTGTATCCTGCGATTGTATCATCCTTTGCAATAGTTGGATTATCTGTACGACCGAGCAGGTAGTCGGTGGATACGTTGAAGTAGTCGGCGATTTCTTGTAGGCGGTCAGATTTAGGAGTCTTTTCTTTTAAAGTATAGAGGTAATTTATACTATAGCCTAAATCTTCAGCAACTTTTTGAAGACTTATTCCTTGTTTTTGGGCAAGTTCCTTAATCTTTTCAAGTGTGGAAAACATTGTCATATTACCTTTTCTAAGACATGACAAAAAATATTTTATAAAAAAGTATTATTTCTATTGACAGGAATAATACTAAAGAGTAAAATAGTTTTTGTAAGTTAATGAGTTAGTAAAAAACGAAGTTAAAACTTATCTAAAAATAAATAGCTTTGGCGAGCA carries:
- a CDS encoding helix-turn-helix domain-containing protein, coding for MFSTLEKIKELAQKQGISLQKVAEDLGYSINYLYTLKEKTPKSDRLQEIADYFNVSTDYLLGRTDNPTIAKDDTIAGYTSDDLRKMAENAKTFDGKPLTEEDIDAIQNIIEIYLRGR